One window of the Eucalyptus grandis isolate ANBG69807.140 chromosome 8, ASM1654582v1, whole genome shotgun sequence genome contains the following:
- the LOC104416605 gene encoding probably inactive leucine-rich repeat receptor-like protein kinase At2g25790, producing MANPPTTLSSSLIFLVLLAHAALLAAALLHPADFLSLQAISKSLRDTPGSSFLASWDFTSDPCGFPGVSCDSSSPYRRVHVLSLGDPRASAPGLTGRLDPAIGNLSSLTDLAILPGRVFGRIPQSLSQLKNLRFLAAARNFLSGGIPAELGLLRKLQTLDLSYNRLTGPLPRAVGSLPLLSNLVLCHNQLSGPVPPFLSQTLTRIDLKHNELSGPIPPAYLPPSLQYLWLSSNRLSGPVDRLLSRLTNLSQLDLSMNQFTGPIPGQVFNYPITTLHLQRNAFSGPVRPAAPVAITTVDLSYNRLSGEMSPELSTVESLYLNNNRFTGQVPRSFVDQLLDSSIRVLYLQHNFLTGIEIDGTEKIPVRSSLCLQYNCMVPPAQSHCPLRAGRWKSRPAGQCRAHGGGAKMYKGKKKVTEINYKNKPNNNQNHLKVSFPRGFGIY from the coding sequence ATGGCGAACCCGCCGACCACACTCTCGTCCTCCCTCAtcttcctcgtcctcctcgCACATGCCGCtctcctcgccgccgccctgCTGCACCCCGCCGACTTCCTCTCCCTCCAAGCCATCAGCAAGTCCCTCCGCGACACCCCCGGCTCCAGCTTCCTTGCCTCCTGGGACTTCACCTCCGACCCCTGCGGCTTCCCTGGCGTCTCCTGCGACTCCTCCTCCCCATACCGCCGCGTCCACGTCCTCTCCCTCGGCGACCCCCGAGCCTCTGCCCCCGGCCTCACCGGCCGCCTCGACCCGGCCATCGGCAACCTCTCCTCTCTCACTGATCTCGCCATCCTCCCGGGCCGCGTGTTCGGACGGATCCCTCAATCCCTCTCCCAGCTCAAGAACCTCCGCTTTCTCGCTGCTGCCCGAAACTTCCTCTCCGGTGGGATCCCCGCTGAGCTCGGGCTGCTCCGGAAACTTCAGACCCTCGACCTGAGCTACAACCGGCTCACCGGCCCGCTACCGAGGGCGGTCGGGTCGTTGCCGTTGCTCTCCAACCTCGTCCTCTGCCACAACCAGCTCTCCGGCCCGGTCCCTCCTTTCCTGTCCCAGACCTTGACCCGGATCGACCTGAAGCACAACGAGCTTTCCGGTCCGATACCGCCGGCCTACCTCCCTCCTTCCCTGCAGTACCTCTGGCTCTCCTCGAACCGGCTCAGTGGCCCCGTGGACCGCCTCCTCAGCCGGCTCACCAACCTCAGCCAACTGGACCTCAGCATGAACCAGTTCACCGGCCCAATCCCCGGACAGGTCTTCAACTACCCCATCACAACCCTGCATCTTCAGAGGAACGCGTTCTCCGGGCCAGTTCGACCAGCCGCGCCGGTCGCCATCACGACCGTGGACCTGAGCTACAACCGGCTATCGGGGGAGATGTCGCCGGAGCTCTCGACCGTGGAGAGCCTCTACCTTAACAACAACCGGTTCACAGGTCAGGTGCCGAGGAGCTTCGTGGACCAGTTGCTCGACTCGAGCATACGGGTCTTGTATCTGCAACACAATTTCCTGACGGGGATCGAGATCGATGGGACGGAGAAGATTCCGGTGAGGAGCTCGCTGTGTCTGCAGTATAACTGTATGGTCCCTCCCGCCCAGAGTCACTGCCCGTTGAGGGCCGGGAGATGGAAGAGCCGGCCGGCCGGGCAATGCCGCGCCCACGGAGGAGGGGCAAAAATGtacaaagggaagaaaaaggtgACAGAAATTAATTACAAGAATAAACCAAATAATAACCAAAATCATTTAAAGGTCAGTTTTCCTAGAGGGTTTGGGATTTATTAG
- the LOC104457072 gene encoding histidine-containing phosphotransfer protein 5 isoform X2 yields MPRFHGQSNHAPVDIVNQLQKQYVDYLSSLFHEGVLDDQFTQLQKLQDESNPDFTVEVATLFFVDSDKLINNMAAALERSPVDFKQVDADVHQLKGSSSRCLICLQQVKNECAVLKDKLQNLFRMEQQIVGAGGSVPLMD; encoded by the exons ATGCCGAGATTTCACGGGCAGAGCAACCACGCGCCTGTGGACATCGTGAACCAGCTTCAGAAGCAGTACGTCGATTACTTGAGTTCTCTTTTCCACGAG GGAGTTTTGGACGACCAGTTCACGCAGCTGCAGAAGCTGCAGGATGAGAGCAACCCAGATTTCACTGTTGAAGTGGCGACTCTCTTCTTCGTGGATTCGGACAAACTAATAAACAATATGGCCGCGGCTCT AGAAAGATCACCTGTTGATTTTAAACAAGTAGATGCTGATGTTCACCAGCTTAAGGGCAGTAGTTCCAG GTGCTTGATATGTCTTCAGCAGGTGAAAAATGAATGTGCTGTGTTGAAGGACAAGCTTCAAAATCTATTCAGG ATGGAGCAGCAGATTGTGGGAGCTGGTGGTTCGGTTCCTCTGATGGATTGA
- the LOC104416606 gene encoding LRR receptor-like serine/threonine-protein kinase ER2, with protein sequence MASSTTTLSSSLIFLVLLLARAGSPAAAMLDPVDFLSLQAIGKSLRDTPGSNFFASWDFTADPCGFPGVLCDSSSPNRVVSLSLGDPRASAPGLTGRLHPALGNLSSLTELTLVPGRVFGRIPQSLYGLRKLRFLGLGRNFLSGGIPPDLGLLRNLQTLDLSYNRLTGPVPRAVGSLPSLSNLVLCHNQLSGLVPPFLSWTLTRIDLKHNQLSGPIPPTYLPPSLQYLSLSWNRLSGPVDRLLNRLGRLNYLDLSMNRFTGPIPGRVFSYPITSLQLQRNAFLGLLRPAGRVAIPTVDLSYNRLSGEIPPEFATVQSLYLNSNRFTGQVPGNFVDRLLGSSIRVLYLQHNFLTGIEINPAEEIPVTASLCLQYNCMVPPVQSPCPLKAGTQKARPTWQCHEWRRRKG encoded by the coding sequence ATGGCGAGCTCCACGACCAcgctctcctcctccctcatcttcctcgtcctcctcctcgcccgcgccggatcccccgccgccgccatgCTCGACCCCGTCGACTTCCTCTCCCTCCAGGCCATCGGCAAGTCCCTCCGCGACACCCCCGGCTCCAACTTCTTCGCCTCCTGGGACTTCACCGCCGACCCCTGCGGCTTCCCTGGCGTCCTCTGCGACTCCTCCTCCCCGAACCGCGTCGTCTCCCTCTCCCTCGGCGACCCCCGCGCCTCCGCCCCCGGCCTCACCGGCCGCCTCCACCCGGCCCTCGGCAACCTCTCATCCCTCACCGAGCTCACCCTCGTCCCCGGTCGGGTCTTCGGGCGGATCCCTCAGTCCCTCTACGGGCTCAGGAAGCTCCGCTTCCTCGGCCTGGGCAGAAACTTCCTGTCAGGCGGCATCCCCCCTGACCTCGGGCTGCTCCGGAACCTCCAGACCCTCGATCTGAGCTACAACCGGCTCACCGGCCCAGTTCCAAGGGCGGTCGGGTCATTGCCGTCGCTCTCCAACCTCGTCCTCTGCCACAACCAGCTCTCGGGCCTGGTCCCTCCGTTCCTGTCCTGGACGTTGACCCGGATCGACCTGAAGCACAACCAGCTCTCTGGTCCGATCCCGCCGACTTATCTCCCTCCTTCCCTGCAGTACCTCTCGCTCTCCTGGAACCGGCTAAGTGGCCCCGTGGACCGCCTCCTGAACCGGCTCGGCCGGCTCAACTATCTGGACCTCAGCATGAACCGGTTCACCGGCCCGATCCCCGGACGGGTCTTCAGTTACCCGATCACATCCCTACAGCTCCAGAGGAACGCGTTCTTGGGCCTTCTTCGACCGGCAGGGCGAGTTGCGATCCCGACCGTGGACCTGAGCTACAACAGGCTATCGGGGGAGATACCGCCGGAGTTCGCGACCGTCCAGAGCCTCTACCTGAACAGCAACCGGTTCACGGGCCAGGTGCCGGGGAACTTCGTGGACCGGTTGCTCGGGTCGAGCATACGGGTCTTGTATCTGCAGCACAACTTCCTGACGGGGATCGAGATCAATCCGGCGGAGGAGATTCCGGTGACCGCCTCCCTGTGTCTGCAGTACAACTGCATGGTCCCTCCCGTACAGAGTCCCTGCCCGTTGAAGGCCGGGACGCAGAAGGCCCGGCCGACATGGCAGTGCCAcgaatggaggaggaggaaggggtAA
- the LOC104457072 gene encoding histidine-containing phosphotransfer protein 1 isoform X1, which translates to MPRFHGQSNHAPVDIVNQLQKQYVDYLSSLFHEGVLDDQFTQLQKLQDESNPDFTVEVATLFFVDSDKLINNMAAALERSPVDFKQVDADVHQLKGSSSSIGAMRVKNLCITFRSFCETQSYEGCLICLQQVKNECAVLKDKLQNLFRMEQQIVGAGGSVPLMD; encoded by the exons ATGCCGAGATTTCACGGGCAGAGCAACCACGCGCCTGTGGACATCGTGAACCAGCTTCAGAAGCAGTACGTCGATTACTTGAGTTCTCTTTTCCACGAG GGAGTTTTGGACGACCAGTTCACGCAGCTGCAGAAGCTGCAGGATGAGAGCAACCCAGATTTCACTGTTGAAGTGGCGACTCTCTTCTTCGTGGATTCGGACAAACTAATAAACAATATGGCCGCGGCTCT AGAAAGATCACCTGTTGATTTTAAACAAGTAGATGCTGATGTTCACCAGCTTAAGGGCAGTAGTTCCAG CATAGGTGCGATGAGGGTGAAAAATTTGTGCATTACCTTCAGAAGTTTCTGTGAGACGCAGAGTTATGAAGG GTGCTTGATATGTCTTCAGCAGGTGAAAAATGAATGTGCTGTGTTGAAGGACAAGCTTCAAAATCTATTCAGG ATGGAGCAGCAGATTGTGGGAGCTGGTGGTTCGGTTCCTCTGATGGATTGA